The nucleotide sequence ACGACCAGACGCCACGGGCCAGGTATTCCAGGTTTACCTGGTGGCAGATACCGGTGCCCGGCGGCACCACGCGGAAATTGTTGAAGGCTTTCTGGCCCCAGCGCAGGAACTCGTACCGTTCGCGGTTGCGCTGGAATTCCATTTCCACGTTTTCCGCAAAGGCCTGCGGGTTGCCGAATTTGTCCACCATCACCGAGTGGTCGATGACCAGATCGACCGGGGTCAGCGGGTTGATGCGGTCCGGGTTGCCGCCGGCGGCGACGATGGCATCGCGCATGGCCGCCAGGTCAACGATGCCGGGCACGCCGGTGAAGTCCTGCATCAGTACCCGTGCCGGGCGGTAGGCGATCTCGCGGTCGGAGGTGCGTTGTTCGGGCCAGCGGACCAGGGCCTGGATATCGTCGGTGGTGACGGTCTGGCCGTCTTCGAAACGCAGCAGGTTTTCCAGCAGGACTTTCAGGGAAAAGGGCAGGCGATGGATGTCACCCCAGCCTTTGTCGGCGATCTTGTCGAGGCTGAAATAGTGATATTGCTTGTTACCTACCTTGAGCTCAGTCGCGGTCTTCAGGGTATCGTGACCGATCTGTGTCATGACATGCTCCCTTGTCGGCAATTCGGGGGGCCTTTCATACTACGCGCACGGGACAGAGACATGAATAGCGACCTGAGTCGACAGGTTATAGGCAGAATCAATCATCACAACCGTCCGTCGGCGTGCGGGTGCGGGGACCCATGATGGAACATGTGTATTACCAGTTTGCGGTGGTGCTGTTCGCCGCCACGGTGCTCGGGGTGCTGGCGATCCGTCTGCGGCAACCGCTGATCATCGCCTTCATTCTGGTCGGGATCCTGATCGGGCCTGCCTCGCTGGATCTGGTGACGGCGCATTCGGAGATCCGTCTGCTGGCGGAGATCGGCGTCACCGTGCTGTTGTTTGTGGTCGGGCTGAAGCTGGACATGAACCTGGTCCGGCACCTCGGGCCGGTGGCGCTGGCGACCGGTTTGGGGCAACTGCTTTTTACCATTGTTTTCGGTTTTCTGATTGGCCTGGCGCTGGGCATGGACTGGATCAAGGCGGTGTATGTGGCCGTGGCGCTGACGTTCTCCAGCACCATCATCATCGTCAAGCTGCTGTCGGACAAACGCGAGATCGATTCACTGCACGGCCGTATCGCCATGGGCTTTCTGATCGTGCAGGACATCGCCGTGGTGGTGGCAATGATGGTGGTCGGCAGCCTCAGTGCCGGCGGCGTGACCGACGCCGGCCAGACCGGCCTGCTGGTGCTGTCGATCATCGCGCGGCTGGCGGTGGCATTGTTGCTGGTGGTGCTGATGATGCGCTATGTCCTGCCGCGCCTGATGGAGGTGCTGGCGCGCTCACCGGAGCTGCTGCTGATCTTCGCCGTGGCCTGGGGCACGTCACTGGCGACACTGGGTGAGCTGGCCGGTTTCAGCAAGGAAGTGGGGGCGTTTCTGGCCGGCTTTTCGCTGGCCTCCACGCGCTACCGCGAGGCGGTCAATGCGCGGTTGAGCAGCGTGCGGGATTTCCTGCTGCTGTTCTTCTTCGTCAATCTTGGTGCGCAACTGGAATTCGCTGCGCTCGGCAACGAATTACTGCCAGCGGCGGTTTTTTCGCTGTTCGTGCTGGTCGGTAACCCGCTGATCGTGATGGTGATCATGGGAATGATGGGCTACCGCCGCCGCACCGGTTTCCTGGCCGGGCTGACGGTGGCGCAGATCAGCGAGTTCTCGATCATCTTCGTCGCCATGGGTATCAGCCTCGGCCACGTGGATGACAGCACGCTGGGGCTGATCACGCTGGTGGGTATCATCACCATTACCCTGTCCACCTATCTGATCCTTTACTCACACCCGCTGTTTGACTGGCTCTCGCCGTGGCTGCGGCCGTTCGAGCGCCGCAATCCGTTTCGTGAAAATACCACCGCGCCGATAGTGGCCAGCGGCGCGCCGGTGATCCTGTTTGGCCTTGGCCGTTATGGCAGCCGTCTGATGCAGCGTTTGCGCGAACAGGGTATCGAGGTGCTGGGGCTGGATTTTGATCCCGAGATCATTCGCCATATGCGCCGTGACGGCTATCAGGTGGCCTATGGTGATCTGGAAAGTGGCGACTTCATCGACCATCTCCCGCTGGAGCAGGTGCGCTGGGTGATCAGCACGGTGCCGGAGCTGGGCGCCAACCTGAATCTGGCTGGCGTGCTGCGGGCGCGCGGCTATGCCGGCGCGGTGGCGGCCACGCTCCATCATGAGCGCGACGCCGAGGCATTGACGCGTGCCGGGGTCAGCCATGTGCTGCGCCCTTACCGCGATGCGGCGGACTATGCGGCGACGCTGGTCAGTGAACAATCGTACCCGGTTCAATGACCGGAAAGTCGCTGGCGCCAGGGGGGGAATGTCATATCCGGTCACTGCCGGTGAGTGCGCAAAGCTGCTAATGTCCCTGACCGTTCGTGAAACATCCCCTTGATTATCCAGGTTGCCGGGCGCGTTGGCCGCCCGACAAGACCCGCAGGAAAGAGGAAGTGTGCATGGCTTTGCCTGAGTTGTTCAAAGGTCGTTTGTCGCTGCCGGTGATTGCCTCACCGATGTTTATTGTCTCCGGTCCGGAGCTGGTGATTGCCCAGTGCAAGGCCGGCATCGTCGGTTCGTTTCCGGCATTGAATGCGCGTCCGCAGTCGGTGCTGCGCGAGTGGATCCAGCGCATCAAGCGCGAGCTGGCTGAATACGCCGACGCCAATCCGGGCAAGCCGGTGGCGCCGTTTGCCGTGAACCAGATCTGCCACGCCAGCAATGACCGCCTGATCGACGACATGAAAGTGTGCGTGGAAGAACAGGTGCCGATCATCATCACCAGCCTGCGCCCGCCGTCGGAGCTGGTGGAAGCGGCCCATTCCTACGGTGGCCTGGTATTCCACGATGTGATCAACCAGCGCCACGCGCGCAAGGCCGCCGAGCAGGGCGTGGATGGCCTGATTCTGGTCTCCGCCGGTGCGGGTGGCCATGCCGGCACGCAAAGCCCGTTCGCGCTGCTGCGCGAAGTGAAGCAATGGTTCAAGGGCACCGTGATCCTGTCCGGTGCGATCGGTGATGGCCATGCGATTGCGGGTGCCGTCGCGATGGGCGCGGACTTTGCCTACATGGGGACACGTTTCATTGCTACCGAAGAGGCTAATTCCGACGAGCGCTACAAGCGCCTGCTGATTGAAGGGACCGCCGAGGACGTGCTCTACAGCAACCTGTTCACCGGCGTGCATGGCAACTATCTCAAGCAGTCGGTGGTGGAAGCCGGTTACGATCCGAACGACCTTCCGGAATCCGATCCGTCGAAAATGAATTTCGGTTCCGGCGGCAACAGCGACAAGAAAGTCTGGAAGGATATTCTCGGTTCCGGGCAGGGCATCGGCGGTATCACCGATGCGCCGCCGGTGGCGGAACTGGTGGAGCGTCTGAAGGCGGAATTTGCCGACGCGCGCGGGCGTTTCATCGATTACACCGCCCCGTTCTGACCTGATCTGCGGGGCGGGTGCAGTGCAACCCGTCCCGCAGCCCTGCGCTACAGCGCTTTCAGGCCCAGCATGCCGAGCGCGATCAGGCCGATGCTGGCCCACTTGAGCGGCGAAATACTTTCCCCGAACAGCAGCATGCCGGCCAGCACCGACCCCAGCAGGCCAATACCGACCCACAACGGATAGGCGAGTGACAGCGGCAATTCGCGCATGGCCAGCGCCAGTAGCGCGACGCTGCCGGCCAGTGCAGCGCCGACACCGAACCAGAGCAGCACCGGCGCATCCGCGCCGAGGCGTTTCAGGCCCACGGCCCAGACCACTTCAAGCAGACCCGCGACAGACAGGAGAATCCAGGACATGACAGCTTCCTCATCAAGCGGGGCCGTCCCCTGGAGCAATATGAAGCTGGCAGAGTCGTCTCTGCCAGCCGGGTCAGGATAGTGTCCCCGCCCCCGAATTCAAGGGCGGGGAGGTTATTTTACGGTGTGCGGATGACCAGCAGACGTTCTTCGGTCATGTCGCGAATAGCCCAGCGAATCCCTTCACGACCCAGGCCGGAATCCTTCACACCGCCGTAGGGCATGTTGTCCACCCGCCAGGACGGCACATCGCCGATCACCACGCCGCCGACTTCCAGCACGTCCCAGGCTTTCTGGGCCTTGTACAGATCGCGGGTAAAGATACCGGCCTGCAGGCCAAAGGTGCTCTGGTTGACTTTTTCCAGCACCGTGTCGAAATCCTCGAACGGTTCCAGCACGGCCACCGGGCCAAAGGCTTCTTCCTCGACGATGTTGCAACCGGCGGGTACGTTTTCCAGCAGGGTCGGTTCAAGCATGGCGCCGTCGCGCTTGCCGCCGCAGAGCAGGGTGCCGCCACGCTCCACGCCTTCGTTGATCCAGTTCTCCAGGCGTTTGGCCTCACCTTCGGAGATCACCGGGCCGATAAAGGTGTCTTCGTCACGCGGGTCGCCCATGCGCAGCCCTTTGGTTTTTTCCACCAGTTTCTGTTTGAACTTGTCGTAGAGTGTGGTGTGCACATAGATGCGCTGTACGCCGATGCAGC is from Isoalcanivorax pacificus W11-5 and encodes:
- a CDS encoding cation:proton antiporter, with the protein product MMEHVYYQFAVVLFAATVLGVLAIRLRQPLIIAFILVGILIGPASLDLVTAHSEIRLLAEIGVTVLLFVVGLKLDMNLVRHLGPVALATGLGQLLFTIVFGFLIGLALGMDWIKAVYVAVALTFSSTIIIVKLLSDKREIDSLHGRIAMGFLIVQDIAVVVAMMVVGSLSAGGVTDAGQTGLLVLSIIARLAVALLLVVLMMRYVLPRLMEVLARSPELLLIFAVAWGTSLATLGELAGFSKEVGAFLAGFSLASTRYREAVNARLSSVRDFLLLFFFVNLGAQLEFAALGNELLPAAVFSLFVLVGNPLIVMVIMGMMGYRRRTGFLAGLTVAQISEFSIIFVAMGISLGHVDDSTLGLITLVGIITITLSTYLILYSHPLFDWLSPWLRPFERRNPFRENTTAPIVASGAPVILFGLGRYGSRLMQRLREQGIEVLGLDFDPEIIRHMRRDGYQVAYGDLESGDFIDHLPLEQVRWVISTVPELGANLNLAGVLRARGYAGAVAATLHHERDAEALTRAGVSHVLRPYRDAADYAATLVSEQSYPVQ
- a CDS encoding NAD(P)H-dependent flavin oxidoreductase; the encoded protein is MALPELFKGRLSLPVIASPMFIVSGPELVIAQCKAGIVGSFPALNARPQSVLREWIQRIKRELAEYADANPGKPVAPFAVNQICHASNDRLIDDMKVCVEEQVPIIITSLRPPSELVEAAHSYGGLVFHDVINQRHARKAAEQGVDGLILVSAGAGGHAGTQSPFALLREVKQWFKGTVILSGAIGDGHAIAGAVAMGADFAYMGTRFIATEEANSDERYKRLLIEGTAEDVLYSNLFTGVHGNYLKQSVVEAGYDPNDLPESDPSKMNFGSGGNSDKKVWKDILGSGQGIGGITDAPPVAELVERLKAEFADARGRFIDYTAPF
- a CDS encoding DMT family transporter; this translates as MSWILLSVAGLLEVVWAVGLKRLGADAPVLLWFGVGAALAGSVALLALAMRELPLSLAYPLWVGIGLLGSVLAGMLLFGESISPLKWASIGLIALGMLGLKAL